In the genome of Dioscorea cayenensis subsp. rotundata cultivar TDr96_F1 chromosome 1, TDr96_F1_v2_PseudoChromosome.rev07_lg8_w22 25.fasta, whole genome shotgun sequence, one region contains:
- the LOC120261506 gene encoding uncharacterized protein LOC120261506 isoform X3 yields MEALAGFSVSGRFHRLHLPSRSCSSKSSIIFHRRTSSLRVSASRDDDPKLDKWDQMELEFGRLLGEDPKLTLAKIMSRKSNPDASYLDVEKEYIKKKGKLDDSMINALKDLALEGKLLEKPQSRYLSSQMPSAKPMLRNLNLSRPVMNKGLKASKLDRKPASNEKPPLPLTENDGTKNEVSSIPLRKPTTFQDDESEDSRSKLKIKPNLFLKMRRDTDEDLSSATLLKKPEVIKISINPSQENVASGDSIPSISTEMEKASDDVAILNHDGMSSEEIEIGNELGDSGGLTLSSVDNSAVEGLGVVTDAIGGPVDDTADAYIGQIKRPQPTKQSGIEFLEDHLSDTSSDSNLVNSASSKLTAAPLLEKPFRLQSSMMKVAQSSGNEKASLTGEGCNYAFEDGNLNFDCEEENGNDDWERAEQLCNTGERDEVELVSCSSRGFVVSFGSLVGFLPYRNVGAKWKFLAFESWLRKKGLDPSLYRQNLGISRKADHQVKNSTQNTKQGDEPLQPTVRIEDLLEAYDQEKAKFLSSFIGQRIRVSVQLADRKSRKLIFSGRPKEKKEIVEKKRRLMAKLGVGDIVKCSVKRITYFGIFVDVEEVPALIPQSEVSWDTALDPSSIFKIGQTLDAKVLELDYGLERITLSLKEVTPDPLMETLESVVGDGTSLGGRLEASQADVEAPAILPWTS; encoded by the exons ATGGAAGCCCTCGCCGGCTTCAGCGTCAGCGGCCGTTTCCACCGCCTCCACCTCCCTTCTCGTTCTTGTTCCTCTAAGAGCAGCATCATCTTTCACCGTCGCACTAGCTCTCTCCGCGTCTCAGCCTCCCGTGACGATGATCCCAAGCTCGATAAATGGGACCAAATGGAGCTCGAGTTCGGAAGACTTCTCGGGGAGGACCCCAAGCTAACCCTCGCCAAG ATTATGTCTAGAAAATCAAATCCTGATGCATCTTATCTTGATGTTGAGAAAgagtatataaaaaagaaaggtaaaCTAGATGATAGCATGATCAATGCTCTAAAAGATTTAGCTTTAGAAGGAAAGCTCCTTGAAAAGCCGCAGAGTAGGTATCTCTCAAGCCAGATGCCTAGCGCTAAGCCTATGTTGCGAAACTTGAACTTGTCTCGTCCGGTCATGAACAAGGGATTGAAAGCTTCTAAGCTAGATAGGAAGCCAGCCTCGAATGAGAAACCACCACTTCCTTTGACAGAAAACGATGGCAccaaaaatgaggtttctagTATACCCTTGCGGAAGCCCACCACCTTTCAGGATGATGAGAGTGAAGATAGTCGTTCTAAGCTGAAAATAAAGCCAAATTTGTTCTTGAAAATGCGGAGGGATACTGATGAAGATCTTAGTAGTGCCACCCTCCTGAAAAAGCCTGAAGTGATTAAGATTTCTATAAATCCTAGTCAAGAGAATGTGGCGTCTGGTGACTCAATTCCGTCAATTTCCACTGAAATGGAGAAAGCTTCTGACGATGTGGCTATCTTGAATCATGATGGAATGTCAAGTGAGGAAATAGAGATAGGCAATGAGCTTGGAGATTCTGGTGGACTTACGCTGAGTAGTGTTGATAATTCTGCAGTTGAGGGGTTGGGTGTTGTGACTGATGCCATTGGAGGACCTGTAGATGATACTGCTGATGCTTACATTGGTCAAATCAAAA gACCACAGCCAACTAAGCAAAGTGGTATTGAATTTCTTGAAGACCACCTTTCTGATACATCTTCAGATTCGAATTTAGTGAACAGCGCTAGTAGTAAGCTTACTGCTGCTCCCCTGCTGGAGAAACCCTTCAG GTTGCAGTCATCCATGATGAAAGTAGCACAGTCCAGTGGAAATGAGAAAGCCAGTTTGACTGGAGAAGGTTGTAATTATGCTTTTGAGGATGGAAATTTGAACTTTGATTGTGAAGAG GAAAATGGAAATGATGATTGGGAGAGGGCTGAACAATTATGTAATACAGGAGAAAGAGATGAAGTTGAATTAGTCAGTTGCAGTAGCAGAGGTTTTGTT GTGTCATTTGGCTCATTGGTGGGCTTCCTTCCATACCGAAATGTTGGTGCCAAATGGAAATTTCTAGCTTTTGAATCATGGTTAAGGAAAAAAGGTCTAGACCCCTCCTTGTATAGGCAGAACCTTGGCATTTCAAGGAAAGCTGATCACCAAGTGAAAAATTCCAcccaaaacacaaaacaagGTGACGAGCCACTGCAACCAACTGTGCGAATTGAAGATCTCTTGGAGGCGTACGACCAAGAGAAGGCCAAGTTCTTGTCATCCTTTATTGGTCAG AGAATTAGGGTATCAGTTCAACTGGCCGACAGGAAATCCAGGAAGTTAATTTTCTCTGGAAGGcccaaagaaaaaaaggaaatagtTGAGAAGAAGAGACGTCTTATG GCTAAACTCGGTGTTGGAGACATTGTGAAATGTTCTGTCAAGAGAATAACTTACTTCGGCATTTTTGTTGAT GTTGAAGAAGTACCTGCTCTGATTCCTCAATCAGAAGTATCATGGGATACTGCTTTAGATCCATCATCCATTTTTAAAATTGGTCAG ACATTGGATGCAAAAGTCCTCGAACTGGATTATGGATTGGAGCGAATCACATTATCGCTTAAAGAAGTTACG CCAGATCCACTAATGGAAACCTTGGAATCAGTTGTTGGTGATGGTACATCCTTAGGGGGACGCCTTGAAGCATCACAGGCAGATGTTGAG GCACCAGCTATTTTACCTTGGACTTCATAA
- the LOC120261506 gene encoding uncharacterized protein LOC120261506 isoform X2, translating into MEALAGFSVSGRFHRLHLPSRSCSSKSSIIFHRRTSSLRVSASRDDDPKLDKWDQMELEFGRLLGEDPKLTLAKIMSRKSNPDASYLDVEKEYIKKKGKLDDSMINALKDLALEGKLLEKPQSRYLSSQMPSAKPMLRNLNLSRPVMNKGLKASKLDRKPASNEKPPLPLTENDGTKNEVSSIPLRKPTTFQDDESEDSRSKLKIKPNLFLKMRRDTDEDLSSATLLKKPEVIKISINPSQENVASGDSIPSISTEMEKASDDVAILNHDGMSSEEIEIGNELGDSGGLTLSSVDNSAVEGLGVVTDAIGGPVDDTADAYIGQIKRPQPTKQSGIEFLEDHLSDTSSDSNLVNSASSKLTAAPLLEKPFRLQSSMMKVAQSSGNEKASLTGEGCNYAFEDGNLNFDCEEENGNDDWERAEQLCNTGERDEVELVSCSSRGFVVSFGSLVGFLPYRNVGAKWKFLAFESWLRKKGLDPSLYRQNLGISRKADHQVKNSTQNTKQGDEPLQPTVRIEDLLEAYDQEKAKFLSSFIGQRIRVSVQLADRKSRKLIFSGRPKEKKEIVEKKRRLMAKLGVGDIVKCSVKRITYFGIFVDVEEVPALIPQSEVSWDTALDPSSIFKIGQTLDAKVLELDYGLERITLSLKEPDPLMETLESVVGDGTSLGGRLEASQADVEWSDVDVLIKELQKIDGVQSVNKGRFFLSPGLAPTFQVYMASMLDNQYKLLARYGNKVQEVIVQSSMDREEMKTAILTCTNRV; encoded by the exons ATGGAAGCCCTCGCCGGCTTCAGCGTCAGCGGCCGTTTCCACCGCCTCCACCTCCCTTCTCGTTCTTGTTCCTCTAAGAGCAGCATCATCTTTCACCGTCGCACTAGCTCTCTCCGCGTCTCAGCCTCCCGTGACGATGATCCCAAGCTCGATAAATGGGACCAAATGGAGCTCGAGTTCGGAAGACTTCTCGGGGAGGACCCCAAGCTAACCCTCGCCAAG ATTATGTCTAGAAAATCAAATCCTGATGCATCTTATCTTGATGTTGAGAAAgagtatataaaaaagaaaggtaaaCTAGATGATAGCATGATCAATGCTCTAAAAGATTTAGCTTTAGAAGGAAAGCTCCTTGAAAAGCCGCAGAGTAGGTATCTCTCAAGCCAGATGCCTAGCGCTAAGCCTATGTTGCGAAACTTGAACTTGTCTCGTCCGGTCATGAACAAGGGATTGAAAGCTTCTAAGCTAGATAGGAAGCCAGCCTCGAATGAGAAACCACCACTTCCTTTGACAGAAAACGATGGCAccaaaaatgaggtttctagTATACCCTTGCGGAAGCCCACCACCTTTCAGGATGATGAGAGTGAAGATAGTCGTTCTAAGCTGAAAATAAAGCCAAATTTGTTCTTGAAAATGCGGAGGGATACTGATGAAGATCTTAGTAGTGCCACCCTCCTGAAAAAGCCTGAAGTGATTAAGATTTCTATAAATCCTAGTCAAGAGAATGTGGCGTCTGGTGACTCAATTCCGTCAATTTCCACTGAAATGGAGAAAGCTTCTGACGATGTGGCTATCTTGAATCATGATGGAATGTCAAGTGAGGAAATAGAGATAGGCAATGAGCTTGGAGATTCTGGTGGACTTACGCTGAGTAGTGTTGATAATTCTGCAGTTGAGGGGTTGGGTGTTGTGACTGATGCCATTGGAGGACCTGTAGATGATACTGCTGATGCTTACATTGGTCAAATCAAAA gACCACAGCCAACTAAGCAAAGTGGTATTGAATTTCTTGAAGACCACCTTTCTGATACATCTTCAGATTCGAATTTAGTGAACAGCGCTAGTAGTAAGCTTACTGCTGCTCCCCTGCTGGAGAAACCCTTCAG GTTGCAGTCATCCATGATGAAAGTAGCACAGTCCAGTGGAAATGAGAAAGCCAGTTTGACTGGAGAAGGTTGTAATTATGCTTTTGAGGATGGAAATTTGAACTTTGATTGTGAAGAG GAAAATGGAAATGATGATTGGGAGAGGGCTGAACAATTATGTAATACAGGAGAAAGAGATGAAGTTGAATTAGTCAGTTGCAGTAGCAGAGGTTTTGTT GTGTCATTTGGCTCATTGGTGGGCTTCCTTCCATACCGAAATGTTGGTGCCAAATGGAAATTTCTAGCTTTTGAATCATGGTTAAGGAAAAAAGGTCTAGACCCCTCCTTGTATAGGCAGAACCTTGGCATTTCAAGGAAAGCTGATCACCAAGTGAAAAATTCCAcccaaaacacaaaacaagGTGACGAGCCACTGCAACCAACTGTGCGAATTGAAGATCTCTTGGAGGCGTACGACCAAGAGAAGGCCAAGTTCTTGTCATCCTTTATTGGTCAG AGAATTAGGGTATCAGTTCAACTGGCCGACAGGAAATCCAGGAAGTTAATTTTCTCTGGAAGGcccaaagaaaaaaaggaaatagtTGAGAAGAAGAGACGTCTTATG GCTAAACTCGGTGTTGGAGACATTGTGAAATGTTCTGTCAAGAGAATAACTTACTTCGGCATTTTTGTTGAT GTTGAAGAAGTACCTGCTCTGATTCCTCAATCAGAAGTATCATGGGATACTGCTTTAGATCCATCATCCATTTTTAAAATTGGTCAG ACATTGGATGCAAAAGTCCTCGAACTGGATTATGGATTGGAGCGAATCACATTATCGCTTAAAGAA CCAGATCCACTAATGGAAACCTTGGAATCAGTTGTTGGTGATGGTACATCCTTAGGGGGACGCCTTGAAGCATCACAGGCAGATGTTGAG TGGTCTGATGTGGATGTGCTTATTAAAGAACTCCAGAAGATTGATGGGGTTCAAAGTGTTAATAAAGGACGTTTCTTCTTGAGCCCAGGCTTAGCTCCAACTTTTCAG GTCTACATGGCTTCTATGCTTGATAATCAATATAAGTTATTGGCTCGATATGGAAATAAGGTCCAAGAG GTTATTGTACAATCTTCTATGGACAGAGAAGAGATGAAGACTGCAATCTTGACATGTACAAATAGGGTCTAG
- the LOC120261506 gene encoding uncharacterized protein LOC120261506 isoform X1, with the protein MEALAGFSVSGRFHRLHLPSRSCSSKSSIIFHRRTSSLRVSASRDDDPKLDKWDQMELEFGRLLGEDPKLTLAKIMSRKSNPDASYLDVEKEYIKKKGKLDDSMINALKDLALEGKLLEKPQSRYLSSQMPSAKPMLRNLNLSRPVMNKGLKASKLDRKPASNEKPPLPLTENDGTKNEVSSIPLRKPTTFQDDESEDSRSKLKIKPNLFLKMRRDTDEDLSSATLLKKPEVIKISINPSQENVASGDSIPSISTEMEKASDDVAILNHDGMSSEEIEIGNELGDSGGLTLSSVDNSAVEGLGVVTDAIGGPVDDTADAYIGQIKRPQPTKQSGIEFLEDHLSDTSSDSNLVNSASSKLTAAPLLEKPFRLQSSMMKVAQSSGNEKASLTGEGCNYAFEDGNLNFDCEEENGNDDWERAEQLCNTGERDEVELVSCSSRGFVVSFGSLVGFLPYRNVGAKWKFLAFESWLRKKGLDPSLYRQNLGISRKADHQVKNSTQNTKQGDEPLQPTVRIEDLLEAYDQEKAKFLSSFIGQRIRVSVQLADRKSRKLIFSGRPKEKKEIVEKKRRLMAKLGVGDIVKCSVKRITYFGIFVDVEEVPALIPQSEVSWDTALDPSSIFKIGQTLDAKVLELDYGLERITLSLKEVTPDPLMETLESVVGDGTSLGGRLEASQADVEWSDVDVLIKELQKIDGVQSVNKGRFFLSPGLAPTFQVYMASMLDNQYKLLARYGNKVQEVIVQSSMDREEMKTAILTCTNRV; encoded by the exons ATGGAAGCCCTCGCCGGCTTCAGCGTCAGCGGCCGTTTCCACCGCCTCCACCTCCCTTCTCGTTCTTGTTCCTCTAAGAGCAGCATCATCTTTCACCGTCGCACTAGCTCTCTCCGCGTCTCAGCCTCCCGTGACGATGATCCCAAGCTCGATAAATGGGACCAAATGGAGCTCGAGTTCGGAAGACTTCTCGGGGAGGACCCCAAGCTAACCCTCGCCAAG ATTATGTCTAGAAAATCAAATCCTGATGCATCTTATCTTGATGTTGAGAAAgagtatataaaaaagaaaggtaaaCTAGATGATAGCATGATCAATGCTCTAAAAGATTTAGCTTTAGAAGGAAAGCTCCTTGAAAAGCCGCAGAGTAGGTATCTCTCAAGCCAGATGCCTAGCGCTAAGCCTATGTTGCGAAACTTGAACTTGTCTCGTCCGGTCATGAACAAGGGATTGAAAGCTTCTAAGCTAGATAGGAAGCCAGCCTCGAATGAGAAACCACCACTTCCTTTGACAGAAAACGATGGCAccaaaaatgaggtttctagTATACCCTTGCGGAAGCCCACCACCTTTCAGGATGATGAGAGTGAAGATAGTCGTTCTAAGCTGAAAATAAAGCCAAATTTGTTCTTGAAAATGCGGAGGGATACTGATGAAGATCTTAGTAGTGCCACCCTCCTGAAAAAGCCTGAAGTGATTAAGATTTCTATAAATCCTAGTCAAGAGAATGTGGCGTCTGGTGACTCAATTCCGTCAATTTCCACTGAAATGGAGAAAGCTTCTGACGATGTGGCTATCTTGAATCATGATGGAATGTCAAGTGAGGAAATAGAGATAGGCAATGAGCTTGGAGATTCTGGTGGACTTACGCTGAGTAGTGTTGATAATTCTGCAGTTGAGGGGTTGGGTGTTGTGACTGATGCCATTGGAGGACCTGTAGATGATACTGCTGATGCTTACATTGGTCAAATCAAAA gACCACAGCCAACTAAGCAAAGTGGTATTGAATTTCTTGAAGACCACCTTTCTGATACATCTTCAGATTCGAATTTAGTGAACAGCGCTAGTAGTAAGCTTACTGCTGCTCCCCTGCTGGAGAAACCCTTCAG GTTGCAGTCATCCATGATGAAAGTAGCACAGTCCAGTGGAAATGAGAAAGCCAGTTTGACTGGAGAAGGTTGTAATTATGCTTTTGAGGATGGAAATTTGAACTTTGATTGTGAAGAG GAAAATGGAAATGATGATTGGGAGAGGGCTGAACAATTATGTAATACAGGAGAAAGAGATGAAGTTGAATTAGTCAGTTGCAGTAGCAGAGGTTTTGTT GTGTCATTTGGCTCATTGGTGGGCTTCCTTCCATACCGAAATGTTGGTGCCAAATGGAAATTTCTAGCTTTTGAATCATGGTTAAGGAAAAAAGGTCTAGACCCCTCCTTGTATAGGCAGAACCTTGGCATTTCAAGGAAAGCTGATCACCAAGTGAAAAATTCCAcccaaaacacaaaacaagGTGACGAGCCACTGCAACCAACTGTGCGAATTGAAGATCTCTTGGAGGCGTACGACCAAGAGAAGGCCAAGTTCTTGTCATCCTTTATTGGTCAG AGAATTAGGGTATCAGTTCAACTGGCCGACAGGAAATCCAGGAAGTTAATTTTCTCTGGAAGGcccaaagaaaaaaaggaaatagtTGAGAAGAAGAGACGTCTTATG GCTAAACTCGGTGTTGGAGACATTGTGAAATGTTCTGTCAAGAGAATAACTTACTTCGGCATTTTTGTTGAT GTTGAAGAAGTACCTGCTCTGATTCCTCAATCAGAAGTATCATGGGATACTGCTTTAGATCCATCATCCATTTTTAAAATTGGTCAG ACATTGGATGCAAAAGTCCTCGAACTGGATTATGGATTGGAGCGAATCACATTATCGCTTAAAGAAGTTACG CCAGATCCACTAATGGAAACCTTGGAATCAGTTGTTGGTGATGGTACATCCTTAGGGGGACGCCTTGAAGCATCACAGGCAGATGTTGAG TGGTCTGATGTGGATGTGCTTATTAAAGAACTCCAGAAGATTGATGGGGTTCAAAGTGTTAATAAAGGACGTTTCTTCTTGAGCCCAGGCTTAGCTCCAACTTTTCAG GTCTACATGGCTTCTATGCTTGATAATCAATATAAGTTATTGGCTCGATATGGAAATAAGGTCCAAGAG GTTATTGTACAATCTTCTATGGACAGAGAAGAGATGAAGACTGCAATCTTGACATGTACAAATAGGGTCTAG